The proteins below come from a single Streptomyces spongiicola genomic window:
- a CDS encoding aminotransferase class V-fold PLP-dependent enzyme encodes MSGGDRDADGAWQRTVRAQFPIITAHPELAYLDSAATSQKPRAVLDAVQSYLTSANANAGRGSYPWANRTTAAIERARDRVREFLGDPEPDRSTVHFTSGATEGLRTVARDWLTEYLDDGDEILVPFADHRANLEPWLEARRLLAARGTEVRVRALPYQEVSGDYDHRALASAVGPRTRFVAATHVHHVYGGDMNVHRLRAAVGPRVPICLDAAQSVGHLPLRVGDPALDVDFVVFSGHKALALPGTGAVWARNTRGPLLRPAGWQGTPNTVGVVSLLAALDWLDAVGVDRVCAHVAALATRLTDRLRHLDAYEILGCPASLSSDTALPAAQRRHGIVAFRHRDIPSHDLGFILFSHGFMVRADSHCQAGADDEDRSVRVSLHVYNTGEEIDRLLTVLASLG; translated from the coding sequence ATGAGCGGAGGAGACCGGGACGCGGACGGGGCCTGGCAGCGGACGGTGAGGGCGCAGTTCCCCATCATCACCGCGCATCCGGAACTGGCCTACCTGGACAGCGCGGCGACCTCGCAGAAGCCCCGGGCCGTCCTCGACGCCGTTCAGAGCTACCTCACGTCCGCCAACGCCAACGCCGGCCGCGGTAGCTACCCCTGGGCCAACCGGACCACCGCGGCGATCGAGCGGGCCCGCGACCGGGTCAGGGAGTTCCTCGGCGACCCGGAACCGGACCGCTCCACCGTCCACTTCACCAGCGGAGCCACCGAGGGCCTGCGCACCGTCGCCCGCGACTGGCTCACGGAGTACCTCGACGACGGCGACGAGATCCTGGTGCCGTTCGCCGACCACCGGGCCAACCTCGAACCGTGGCTGGAGGCCCGGCGCCTGCTCGCCGCACGCGGCACCGAGGTGCGTGTCCGTGCCCTGCCGTACCAGGAGGTGTCCGGCGACTACGACCACCGCGCACTCGCCTCGGCCGTCGGGCCCCGCACCCGCTTCGTCGCCGCCACGCACGTCCACCACGTCTACGGCGGCGACATGAACGTCCACCGGCTGCGCGCCGCCGTCGGTCCGCGGGTGCCGATCTGCCTGGACGCCGCCCAGAGCGTCGGCCACCTCCCCCTCCGGGTCGGCGATCCGGCGCTCGACGTCGACTTCGTCGTGTTCTCCGGGCACAAGGCGCTCGCGCTGCCGGGCACCGGAGCGGTGTGGGCGCGCAACACCCGCGGCCCCCTGCTGCGGCCCGCCGGATGGCAGGGCACCCCCAACACCGTGGGTGTCGTCTCGCTGCTGGCCGCACTCGACTGGCTGGACGCGGTGGGCGTCGACCGCGTCTGCGCCCATGTCGCCGCTCTGGCCACCCGCCTGACCGACCGGCTGCGCCATCTGGACGCCTACGAGATCCTCGGCTGCCCCGCCAGCCTGTCGTCGGACACCGCTTTGCCCGCGGCGCAGCGCCGGCACGGCATCGTCGCCTTCCGGCACCGCGACATCCCCTCGCACGACCTCGGCTTCATCCTCTTCAGCCATGGCTTCATGGTCCGGGCCGACAGCCACTGCCAGGCGGGGGCGGACGACGAGGACCGGTCCGTCCGCGTGAGCCTGCACGTATACAACACCGGCGAGGAGATCGACCGGCTGCTGACCGTACTCGCTTCGTTGGGGTGA
- a CDS encoding class I SAM-dependent methyltransferase → MGVSMGAARTWVERWERQQQHYAVDREERFTVISDVVEHVCAGRPRPLLLDLGCGPGSLSARLARRLPGAEIVAVDMDPVLLELGRTHYGDAARYVDTVIGADGWTDALRLHRGPDAAVSTTALHYLPAPVLLETYRSIAALLRPGGALVNGDHFPPDPGPCTHLTAHVGRCRAERTGAPGHEDWESWWRDAAADPELADLFERRERSRPVPGGDDANHHLTLDQHAELLRQAGFGHVAPVWQVGDSCVLVALKG, encoded by the coding sequence ATGGGTGTGAGCATGGGGGCGGCCAGGACATGGGTGGAGCGCTGGGAACGGCAGCAGCAGCACTACGCCGTGGACCGCGAGGAGCGATTCACCGTGATCTCCGACGTCGTGGAGCACGTCTGCGCCGGCCGTCCCCGGCCGCTCCTGCTCGACCTGGGCTGCGGACCCGGTTCCCTCTCCGCCCGGCTCGCCCGCCGCCTGCCGGGTGCGGAGATCGTCGCCGTCGACATGGACCCCGTGTTGCTGGAGTTGGGGCGCACACACTACGGGGACGCCGCCCGCTATGTGGACACGGTGATCGGCGCGGACGGCTGGACCGACGCCCTTCGGCTGCACCGCGGTCCGGATGCCGCCGTGTCGACGACCGCCCTGCACTACCTGCCCGCCCCCGTCCTGCTGGAGACCTACCGCAGCATCGCGGCCCTCCTGCGGCCCGGCGGGGCGCTGGTGAACGGGGACCACTTCCCTCCGGACCCGGGGCCCTGCACGCATCTGACCGCCCATGTGGGGCGGTGCCGCGCCGAGCGCACGGGGGCACCCGGCCACGAGGACTGGGAGTCCTGGTGGAGGGACGCGGCCGCCGACCCCGAACTGGCCGACCTGTTCGAGCGCCGGGAGCGGAGCCGCCCGGTGCCGGGCGGTGACGACGCCAACCACCATCTGACCCTCGATCAGCACGCCGAACTGCTGCGCCAGGCGGGCTTCGGCCATGTCGCCCCGGTGTGGCAGGTGGGGGACAGTTGCGTGCTCGTGGCGCTCAAGGGCTGA